In Hyphomicrobium denitrificans 1NES1, the genomic stretch ACGAAGCAGACGTCCTCGCCTATCTCGCAACTCTTGCCGATACGCCCGTTCCCTTGCCAAAATGACGGCAAGTTAACTCGCTATGCTGCCTAAAGTTTGCGACCCTGCCGAGCCGTTGGCGGGGTCGCTTCGTATCCGGACGCAGACTTATCCCCGTGTCCGCAGGCTGTGGTAGGCTTTCGAGCCCGAGAAAGGACGAAATCGAATATGCGGATACGCCTGACGACGTTAGCCCTTGCCGCCATGGCGTTCCTGAGTTCTCCGCCGGTTTCGAACGTGGCGCACGCCGACGAGTCCCAATGCCGCACGGCGATCTCGCTCATCGGCGAACCGAAGTACGGTCCCGATTTCAAGAATTTCGACTGGGTAAACCCGGATGCGCCGAAAGGCGGCACACTCCGTCAGTGGGCGGACGGTACGTTCGATACGCTCAATCCGTTCTCGGATAAGGGCGTCAAGGCCGGCGGACTTAACCTTATCTATGACAGCCTGTTCGCGAACAGTCCCGACGAGCCCGAGACGCAATATGGCCTGATCGCAGAATGCGCATCCTACCCGGATGATTTTTCCTCCGTGACGTTCAAGCTGCGCCCCGAAGCCAAATTCAACGACGGCACGCCGATCACGCCCGAGGACGTGATTTTCTCGTTCGATGAGTTCAAGAAGGTCAATCCGTTCTATGCCTTCTACTACAAGAACGTCGTCAAGGCGGAAAAGACCGGCGATCACGAGGTGAAGTTCACCTTCGACTCCAAAGGCAACCGCGAGTTGCCGATGATCGTCGGCCAGATGAGCGTGGTGCCGAAGGCGTATTGGGAAGGCAAAGACGCCAACGGCCGCCAGCGCAGCCTTAGCGAGACGACGGTCGAACCGCCGCTCGGCAGCGGCGTCTACAGGATCAAGTCGGTCGATATGGGCCGCAAGATCGTCTACGAGCGCGTTCCCGACTATTGGGCGAAAGATCTGCCGGTGATGCGCGGACAATATAACTTCGATACGCTCGAAGTAACGTATTACCGCGACCGGTCTCCGGCGTTCGAGGACTTTAAGACGGGCAAGCTCGATTTCTGGATGGAGAACCGGGCTGCCGCGTGGGCCTCGCAATACGATTTCGACGCGCTGAAAAAAGGCCTCGTCAAGAAAGAGGCGCTGCCGGTTAAGCGGGTTGCCGGGATGCAGTCGTTCGCGTTCAATATCCGGCGGCCTCAGTTCCAAGATCCGCGCGTGCGTCAGGCGTTCAATCTACTGTTCAATTTCGAGGAGACGAACAAGAAGCTGTTCTACGGATCGTATGTGCGTCTCAACAGCTTTTTTGCGAACTCCGATCTCGCGTCCAAGGGGCTGCCCGAAGGGCGCGAACTCGAAATTCTGAACGAGGTCAAATCCGAGGTGCCGCCGGAGGTTTTCACGACGGAGTGGAAAAACCCGGTCAACAATAAGGAAGGCGACTATCGCAAGCACCAGCAGGAAGCGCTGAAGCTTTTCGAGGCTGCTGGCTGGCAAATCAAGAGCGAAGTGGCCGACGACGGCTCCTGCGGATTTTTCTGCAAGGCGATGCGCGTAGTCGGATTGTCGTCGGCGCAGACAGCACGCGTTCTGAGGAACGCCAAGGGCGAGCAGATGACCGCCGAATTCCTGATCGACGGCGACACGTTCCAGAACATCATTCTGCCCTACGTCCAGAACCTCAAGGCGCTCGGCATCAATGCTTCGGTTCGGGCGGTCGACGATGCGCAATACAAACAACGCGAAGACAGTCGCGACTTCGACATCATCGTCGACAACTTCGCGCAATCGAATTCGCCCGGAAATGAGCAGCGCGACTTCTGGGGATCAGCTGCGGCCGACAAGCCCGGCAGCCGTAACACCATCGGCATCAAGAATCCGGCGGTCGACACATTGATCGACAAGATCGTGTTCGCGAAAGACCGTGCCGATCTCGTTGCCGCGACACACGCGCTCGACCGCGTGCTTCTCTGGAACTTCTACGTCGTTCCGCAATGGTACTACCCTTATGAGCGTATTGCGTATTGGGATATCTTCGGCCGACCGAAAATCCTGCCCTCGCAGTCTGCATCGTTGATGCAGGTCTGGTGGATCGACCCCGAAAAGCAGAAGGCCGTCGCAACAGCAAAGGCAAAATGATCCGGTGCCGGTCTCTTTTCAGACACGAATGATCATGGTGCCGAGATTATCGATTCTCGCTGCAGCGATTGCGCTTATTTTCTCGGCGGCGACAAGCGCTGAGGCAGAGCCACGTCATGGACTCTCCGTTTTTGGTGAGCTGAAATATCCAGCCGATTTTCAGCACTTCGACTATGTCAATCCCGATGCACCGAAGGGCGGCCGGATGGTGACGCTCGGGACCGGCGGGGCGAACACGTTCGACAATCTCAATCCGTATATTTTGAAGGGCGATGCGGCCCAGGGGCTCGATTTCCTGTTTGATGCATTGATGGTTCGCGCGCAGGACGAGCCCGATGCGGTGTACGGCTTGGTCGCGAAGTCGGCGGACGTCGCGCCGGACGGTCTGTCGGTGACGTTCAAGCTGCGCCCCGAAGCGAAGTTTTCGGACGGCACACCGATCACGGCGGACGACGTCGTCTTTTCGTTCAAGACGCTGAAGGAGAAAGGCCATCCGGCGATTTCGCAGCCGCTGCACGATGTCGTGTCGGCAGAAGCGGTGGACCCGGAAACGGTGCGCTATACTTTCAAAGGAACGCTGACGCGCGATTTGCCGATTACGGTTGCGCAGCTTCCGGTGCTTTCCAAGGCTTATTATTCGACGCAGCCGTTCGAAGAAACGTCGCTGAAGCCGCCGCTGGGTTCCGGTCCTTACAGGATCAAGGATTTCAAGCCGGGCACATTCATCACGTATACGCGGCGTAACGATTACTGGGCGAAGGATTTGCCGGTCAACCGCGGACGCTTCAACTTCGACGAGGTTCGCTATGACTATTACCGCGACCGGAACATCGAGCTCGAAGCCCTGAAATCCGGGCAGATCGATTTTCGCGAAGAGTTTTCGAGCGTCTCATGGGCGACGGGCTACGACATCCCCGCCGTTCGGGATGGCCGCCTCATCAAGACATCGCTGCCCGACAACCGCCCTTCCGGCGCGCAAGGATTTTTCATCAACACGCGCCGCGACAAGTTCAAAGACCCGCGCGTGCGTTTGGCGCTCGATCTTGTGTTCGATTTCGAGTGGTCGAACAAGAAGCTGTTTTACGGGCTCTACAAGCGGACGACGAGCTACTTCGAAAATTCCGACATGAAGGCGACGGGCTTGCCGAGCCCCGAGGAATTGAACCTGCTCGATCCCTACAAGGACAAGCTTTCTCCGGAAGTCTTTGGTGAGCCTTATGTGCCGCCCGTCACCGACGGCAGCGGCAACAATCGCGACAATCTCAAGAAAGCCCGCGACCTTCTCATCGCAGCCGGATGGAAGCCTGGCGCCGACCACATGCTGCACAACGCCAAGGGCGAATTGCTGACGATCGAGTTCCTCGACTTCGAAGCCGCGTTCGAGCGCATCACCGTTCCCTATACCGACAATCTCAAGCGCATCGGCGTCGACGCCTCCTGGCGCCTCGTCGATCCAAGCCAATATGAGCGGCGCGTCAAATCCTTCGATTTCGACGTGACGACGCAGCGCTACGCGTTACGGCTGACGCCGGGCATCGAATTGCGCAGCTATTGGGGCTCGGAGGCGGCAAAGCTCGACGGCTCGTTCAATCTTCCGGGTATTGCAGATCCCGCTGTCGACGGTCTCATCGACAAGGTGACGGCAGCGAAATCGCGCGCGGAACTCGTCACCGCAACGCACGCCAGCGACCGGGTGCTCCGCGCTGGACATTACTGGGTCCCGCATTGGTACAAGGCATCCTACGGGATCGCCTATTGGAACAAGTACTCGCGTCCGGCCGTACAGCCGAAGTATGATGCAGGCGTGCTCGATACGTGGTGGTTCGATCCGAAGAAGGCCGAAGTGTTAGCTTCCGGCAAACCTGAAGCCCAATCCCAAGAGCAACCGGCGAAGCCCTGATGGCCATATATCTTCTGAAACGGGTGCTGCTCGTCATACCGACGCTGTTCGGCATCATGCTGTTCTCGTTTATCATCATTCAGTTCGCACCGGGCGGTCCGGTCGAACAGATGATCGCACAACTCACCGGGAACTCCTCCTCGATCGTCAGCCGCATGGGCGGCGGAGGCGGCGATGCGCTCGGCGGCGGCAATGCCGCGACGGCGCAACTCGGGCAAGGCGCTGCCGATGCGATCACATCCAAATATCGCGGCGCACAGGGGCTCGATCCGGCCTTCATCAAGAGCCTCGAGAAGCAATTCGGCTTCGACAAGCCGGCGCACGAGCGCTTTCTCCTGATGATGAAGAATTATGCCACCTTCAATTTCGGCAAGAGCTATTTCCGCGACGTATCCGTCCTTGAGTTGATCAAGGAGAAGCTGCCCGTTTCGATTTCTCTCGGGTTGTGGATGACGCTGCTGACCTATCTGATCTCGATCCCGCTCGGCATCCGCAAGGCCGTGAAAGACGGCCAGCCTTTTGATGCCTGGTCGAGCGCCGTTCTGGTCATCGGTTATGCGATTCCGGGATTCCTGTTCGCGGTTCTGCTGCTCATTCTGTTCGCCGGCTCGTCGTTCTTCCAATGGTTTCCGTCGCGGGGACTGTTCTCCGACAACTGGGATCAGCTCTCGCTTTTCGGGAAGATCACCGATTACCTCTGGCACCTGACGCTGCCGATCATCGCAATGGCGGTCGGGTCATTCACGGCGATGACGTTCCTGACTAAGAATTCGTTTCTCGATGAAATCCGTAAGCAGTACGTCGTCGCGGCGCGCGCCAAGGGCCTTACGGAAAATCAGGTTCTTTACGGCCACGTCTTCCGCAACGCGATGCTGCTCGTTATTTCGGGCTTCCCGTCGGCATTCATCAGCGCGTTCTTCTCGGGTGCCCTGCTGATCGAGACGATCTTCTCGCTCGACGGGCTCGGGCTTCTGTCGTTCGAAAGCATCGAAAAGCGCGACTATCCCGTCGTGTTCGCGTCCCTCTACATTTTCTCGCTGGTCGGGCTGTTCGTCGGAATTCTATCCGACTTCGTCTACACCCTTGTCGATCCGCGCATCGATTTCGAGACGCGCGAGGTCTGAACCGATGGATCAGAAAACCGACAACAAACGGATTGAGACCACCGCGCCCGTGGGGCTGACACGCTGGCAACGCTTCAAGCGGCGCTTTCACCTGTCGCCCGTCAACCGGCGGCGGCTTGCGCGCTTCAAGGCGCACAAGCTCGGGTATCGTTCGTTTGTCATTTTCACCGGGTTGTTCCTGATCTCGCTCTTCGCGGAATTCATCGCCAACGACCGGCCGTTGATCGTCAGCTACAAGGGCGAAATCCTGTTTCCGGTGCTTGTCGATTATCCGGAAGAGAAGTTCGGCGGATTCCTTGCCGTCACGGACTACCGAACGCCCGACATCGCCAACGAGATCAATGCCAACGGCTGGATGATCTGGCCGCCGATCCGGTATTCCTACGACACGATCAACAAGGATTACCCCGGCCGTATCGGCACCGGCGGCATCTGCCTCGGCTATCCGGCGCCGCCACCCTGGGCTTCCTCGATGAAGCTCTGCGATGCGCCGGCCGATCAATTGGCGCGCTTCCATGAACTCGGAAATACCAATTGGCTCGGCCTCGACAGCCAGGGGCGCGATGTCGTTGCGCGCGTCATTTACGGGTTCCGGATTTCGGTTCTTTTCGGGCTTCTGCTGACCATCGTGTCGTCGGCGCTCGGCATCGTCGCGGGCGCGGTGCAGGGCTACTTCGGCGGCAAGGTCGACCTCATCTTCCAGCGGCTGCTCGAAATCTGGAATTCGATACCGGAACTCTTCGTGCTGCTGATCCTGTCGTCGCTGTTCATTCCGGGATTCTGGACGCTGCTCGGCATTCTGATGATCTTCAGCTGGACATCGCTCGTCGGGCTCGTGCGCGCCGAATTTCTGCGCGGGCGCAATCTCGAATACGTGCGTGCGGCGCGCGCGCTCGGGCTTTCCGACTGGCAGATTATCTTCAAGCACCTGTTACCCAACGCGACGGTTGCGACGCTGACATTCCTGCCGTTCAAACTGTCGGGCGGCATCGCGGCGCTGACGGCGCTCGACTTCCTGGGCCTCGGCATGCCGCCAGGATCGCCGTCGCTGGGCGAGCTTTTGCTCGAAGGCAAGAAACATCTCGAAGCGCCCTGGCTCGGTATCTCGGGCTTTATCTCCGTGTCGATCATTCTTTCGCTTGCGATCTTCATGGGTGAAGCGGTGCGTGACGCGCTCGATCCGCGCAAGACGTTCCGGATGCGGGGGAAGGAATGATGGCCAACACCACTCCACTCGTCGACGTGCGCAATCTCTCAGTCGCTTTTGGCGACGGCGCGGATGACGTGCGCGTCGTCAAAGGCGTCTCTTTCCATATCGGCAAGGGCGAGATCGCTGCGCTCGTCGGGGAATCGGGCTCCGGCAAGACCGTCTCGGCGATGTCGATCCTGCAACTTCTTCCGACATCCGCGTCGTATCCGACAGGCGAAATCCTGTTCGAAGGCAAGGATATCCTGAAAGCCACCGAAGCGCAGTTGCGCGGCATCCGGGGCAAGCGGATTTCGATCATCTTCCAGGAGCCGATGACGACGCTCAATCCGCTGCACACGATCGAGGTGCAGGTGGGCGAGATCATCAAGCTGCACCAGAAACTTTCCGACAGCGATACGCGTGAACGGGTCGTCGAGCTTTTGACCAAGGTCGGCATCCGCGATCCGGAAAAACGGCTTTCCGCTTATCCGCACCAGCTGTCCGGCGGCCAGCGCCAGCGCGTGATGATCGCGATCGCCCTTGCCAACCAGCCCGATCTTCTCATCGCGGACGAACCGACGACGGCACTCGATGTCACGATCCAGGCGCAAATTCTGGAGCTCTTGAAGGCGCTGCAGAAAGAGATGGGCATGGCGATGCTGCTGATCACGCATGATCTCGGCATCGTCCGGCGCATGGCCGAGCGCGTCTATGTCATGAAGAGCGGTGAAATCGTCGAGACGGGAAATACGGAAGCGGTTTTCACGTCTCCGAAGCACCCCTATACGCGGCATCTGATCGAAGCCGAGCCCAAGGGCGAGCCGCCTGCTGTCGACACCTCCCGCCCCGTCGTCGTCGAGACGGATAATCTCAAGGTCTGGTTTCCGATCAAGCACGGGCTGCTGAAAAGGACGGTCGATTACGTCAAGGCGGTCGACGGGCTTTCGATGAAGGTCCGCGCGGGCGAGACGCTGGGCGTTGTCGGAGAATCCGGATCGGGCAAGACGACACTCGGGCTGGCGATCCTGCGACTGCTCTCGTCCGAAGGGCCGATCGCCTACGTCGGCAAGCGCATCGACAGTCTCAACAGCAAACAGATGCGGCCGCTGCGCAAGGAAATGCAGATCGTTTTCCAGGACCCTTACGGGTCGCTGTCGCCGCGTTTGACGATCGAACAGATCATCGAAGAAGGTCTTCTGATCCAGAATCCGGAACTCGATGAGGACGGCCGGAGCGAGCGCGTCGCAACGGCACTCCAGGAAGTCGGGCTCGATCCCGCAACCCGCGACCGCTATCCGCACGAGTTCTCGGGCGGACAGCGCCAGCGCATCGCCATTGCACGGGCCATGGTCTTGCAACCGAAGTTCGTCATGCTCGATGAGCCGACGAGCGCGCTCGACATGAGCGTGCAAGCGCAGATCGTCGATCTCCTGCGCGACCTGCAGAGAAAGCGCGATCTCGCCTATCTGTTCATCAGCCACGACCTCAAAGTCGTCAGAGCGTTATGCAACTACGTTATCGTGATGAAAAACGGTAAGGTCGTCGAGGAAGGTCCGGCGCGGGAAATCTTCGATTATCCGAAAGACGACTATACGAAGGCCCTGCTCGCCGCGGCGTTCGACATCAAGGTCACGCATCGCGCGGCGCTCGCGACGTAAGTTTTGGCGAGGGAACCTGCCGGATGACTGAGAAAACGCTAACGCATTATCATGCGCCGAATACACGCTCGCTGACGATTCGCTGGCTGTTCGAAGAGCTCGGCGCGCCGCACGAGCTGAAAGTTCTCAACCTGAAGAAGGGCGAGCACAAAACGCCCGAATATCTGACCATCAATCCGATGGGCAAGGTTCCGACGATTGTGCATGGCAGTACGCCCGTCACCGAAGTCGGTGCGATCGCGATCTATCTGGCCGATCTCTTTCCGGAAGCTGGCCTTGCTCCGGCAATCGGCGATCCCGAGCGCGGAACGTATTTGCGATGGATCATCTTCAATCAAAGCGCGGTTGAGCCCGCGATATGCGATTTCGCATTGAAGCGAGAACCGGGACAACCGTCGATGATGCCTTATGGCACGTATGACGAAACGATGAAGGCCTTTGCCGGCGCACTCGCCAAGGGCCCTTACATTCTAGGCGATAGTTTTTCCGCGGCCGACGTCGTCGTTGGATCGGGCGTGCGCTGGATGCTGATGTTCAAGCTGCTGCCCGAGCAGCCGGAATTTACGAACTATGCCGATCGCGTGACGCACCGGCCGGCGTTCGTCCGTGCGGTGACGAAAGATGCTGAGCTTGCGAAAGTGCTCGCGACCTAGAATTTCGCGAGGGCTGCCGATATTTGCTCCGATAATGAGCAATTCGATATTGCCGGTTCTTGAGTTCTCTGTGCCGGCCCGGCGAGCCATTCTTCCGCGAGAAGGCGCGGTTTTATAGTTTTATTCAGGCCAGGGTCAGATCTCTGCCGTAGAATTGCCTTACCTACCTTCTTTTGCTCACGAGGTTAGTGGGCCGCGCGTCCAATTCGCGGCGACGACGCGCGTTGGCGTCAGAATTCGAGAGGAACTCAATGATCTCGTCCCGACAGGCAGCTGTTGCAGCGGCTTCCCTTCTATCGGCCCTCATACTGGTGCCGCCCGCGACTCTTGCGGACGACAAACCACCTCAGGGCGACGCGGCGTCCGAGAAAGACCACAATAAAAAAGGAGCGCATGGAAGGGACGGCGGCGAGCGGCAAGGGCCGCGCGAGGAAAAACACCGTGGCGGGCCGCCACCAAGCGAGAATCCACAAGGCAGGACATTCGGACAGCAGCCGCGGCCGCAACGGAATCAGGGTTTTGGAAATAATCCGCAACCGAACAAGCCAGCCTTTGCGCCCGGCAACAATAACAACAGCGGCAACAAGCCAGCCTTCACCAAACAGCCGCCGAAGACACCGCTTGCGCAACCTCCTGTTATCAACGCGGCGCCAAAGACACCGAACGCTCCGCCAAGCACGTTCTCGAAAGAGCGCACGCAAGATCAGTTCAAGGCGGGCGACCACGGCAAGCGAGACCAGAAGCATTTCGGCGATCAAGGACCGCGGCCCGGACCAGCTAACGGCCCGGGTTCTGCTCCCGTCAACGGGCCTGGATCTGGACCGGCGTCCAAGCCAACCTTCGCGAAGCCGACGAACGTTCCGCCTCCGTCATTCGGCGCGGCATCGCCCAATCGCGCAACGAATCTTCCGAGGCCCCCGTCTGCGGCGGATGCCCGGAAACGCTTCGACAATCTCCGCAAGGCGCGGACCGAGAAGGTGGAAGCGGGCGGCAACGTCGTGATCAAGGAGCCCGGCAACCGAACGATCATCAAGCAGAACAACCGTTTCGTCATCCAGCATGACGAGACGGAACGGCTGAGGCGCGTCGCCCCGAATGCCCGCTTCGAGAAGGGCAAGAGCGGCACGAACATCGCCGTCGTCGACAGGCCTGGAAACGTGAAAATCTATTCCGAGACGGACGCCAGCGGAAATCTGATCCGAAGATACCGGCGTGGGCCTGACGGCCGCGACGTGATCATCATCGACAATCGCCGCAGACGGCATGGCGGTGGCGGTGTCGGGCGAGACATCGCGGCGGGCGTCGGGATCGGCATCGGCGTCGTGGCCGGTGCGGCACTTCTCAACTCCGTCCTCGATGTGCCGCCGCCGCGCGTGCGCATCCCGCGCGACCAGTACATCGTCGAATACGAAGGCGCGAGCGACGAGGACGTCTATGATGCCCTGAGCGCGCCGCCGGTGGACGACTTCAGCGATCGCTACACGCTCGACGAAATCCGCGCGACAGCAGCGCTGCGCGACCGCATGCGCCGCATCGACCTCGACGACATCAACTTCGAGTTCGGTTCGTGGGAAGTCGATCCGAGCGAATACGGCAAGCTCGAACGCGTGGCGCGTGCCATGAAGCGCGTCATCTCTCGCAACCCCGACGAAGTCTTCATGATCGAAGGCTACACGGATGCGGTCGGCTCGCCGGAAGATAACCTGTCGCTCTCTGACCGCCGCGCCGAATCCGTTGCAGAGGTTCTGACCGAGGAGTTCCAGGTGCCGTTCGAGAACCTGGTGACGCAGGGTTACGGGGAAGACTATCTCAAAGTTCCGACGCAACAGGCGGAACGGCTTAACCGGCGCGTCGCCGTTCGCCGCATTACGCCACTGCTGGCGCGAGGCGATCAGCCGCCGGGCCAGCCCGTACCGCCTCCTGGCAACCGCGGCGACCGTTATGATTCGGGACCGGGCCCGGATGACGGCGGCCCAGGTCCGGGCGGTCCGGACGCGGACTGATCAGAAGAAAAGGCGCATCACAACGGTGCGCCTTTTTTCTTTTGCCGCGCTCATCGACGCTCGTGCTGGTTGCCGAATTGATCAATTGGCCGCGGCGGGACGCCAGCCTGCCGCGAGCGCCTCGGCTTCAGAACAGAACCACCGTTCGCCGCACGACTCGTCGATCTTCACGCGGCCATACCAAGGGCTCCACGGCATGTGGTAGATGCGGCCGTGCGAAGAGATATTGCCCTTGATCGCGCAGCCGCTCGGTGCTGCCGTTTCGGCCACCTGCCATTCCGCGTGCCGAAAATCCCAAGGCGCTTCGGCAGGACCCTGCCAGACGCCGACCTTTCTTCCTCGTGCATCAGCTTCGACGGCGACGTAGACCTTCGAATACCTGACAAACGCCCACGCCATTCCGGCACGGACCATGGCTTCGTTGATATCGGCGCCGTCCTCGAAGCATGTGGCGAGCGCGCGATGATAAAGATCACTGCCGGTGCGGTCGCATGCGAGGCCTTTCTGTTGCACCAAGGCTCGCAGGAATGCCGCTGAGGCCTTGCCGCAGCCCCATCTTTCGCCAGTCGCGGTCCGGCACGTCTGCGCCAACTCGGGCGCGTCGATGCCTTCCAAGCGAACGCGCGTCGGACCGACATCAAGCGTATCGCCATCGACCACACGACCCTGGCCGGTGATGATTGCCGGATCGTTCGCTCCAGGTCCCGTCACAGCAACAGCGATGGCAGGCACAAGAAGCAGCGCGGCCGATGAAACGAAAAACGCACCGGCCTCGCGACCGGTGCGGCTCAGTTTTGCGGACAGGACGGACGCCACAAAGCTCATGACGACGAGACTCAGTGAGTCGTGTGTCACAACCTTGGCGGACTCGTGATCTTGTTATGCAATCATATATTGCAAGCGCAACCGGCCGTGTGTATCCCTTGACGCCAAGTACGTCGTTAGCTATATTCATCCCGCAACTGCAAGTGGGGGGCGATCATGGCGAAGCAGGCGACCTACAGCTTCAAGGCATTTCAGGCGGAATACCCGAATGACGACGCCTGCCTGTTCAAGCTGATGGAAGTTCAGCACGGCGGAACGGACATCGTCTGCCCAGAGTGCCAGAAGCGTTCGAAATTCCACTTGATGAGCAAGCGCAAGGCTTTCGCCTGCCAGCATTGCGGCCATCACATCCACCCCTGCGCCAATACGATCTTTCACAAGTCGAGCACGAAGCTCACGCACTGGTTTTTCGCGATGTATCTCATGACGACGACGCGCCACGGCGTTCCGGCGAAAGAGATACAGCGTCAAACGGGCGTGACGTACAAAACGGCATGGCGCATGTGCCACCAACTCCGCGAACTGATGGCGGAGGCTGACGACGCAAGCCCTTTAGCTGGACACATTGAGATGGACGAGACCGTTATCGGCGGTCGTCCTCGCAATCGTTTGCCACAAGGTCAAAATAAGAAAGGCCATACGGGGCCAAATAAAACTGTCCTGTTTGGGATGGTCGAGCGTGGCGGCCGGGTGCGGACGCGCGTCGTTCCCAACGTCCAGATGGGAACGCTGCATCCTCACATCGTTGAGAATGTCGCCAAGGGAAGCAAGGTCAGCACGGACGAACTGAAGTCGTACGGATTTTTACCCTACGCTGGTTATGAACATGCCCGCGTCGCGCACGCGAAAAAAGAATTTGCGCGCGGCGACGTACATGTGAACAGCATCGAAGGTTTTTGGAGCCGCCTTAAAGTTAGTATCAAAGGCACGCACGTAAGCGTTTCACGCCAACACCTTTGGAAATACGCTGCTGAGTTTTCCTACCGTTACAACATGAGGAAGACGCCAGAACAAATGTTTGAACGTCTTATTTCTTCGGTTTAGCCGCCTTAGACACTAGGCGATTGAACCGCTCTTTGTGTCCATCGGCGTGGTGACGACCATCTTCGGAATTGCACGTCGTGACAGTCGGTCGTCCGGACTCAATGCCATAGATCAGCTTCATTGATGACTTGCGAAGGTTCCACGTTTCGGTGGTGGCGCCGCCGACTCCGCTCTTAAGTGACTGTTCCATTTATCTTCCCCTTAAGTTTTTTAACTTGAACTGGGCGATAGCCTTCAATTCGCGTGATTGTGGCCACGTCCACGTCGCCACCCACTCCGCGTATTCCAATCGTATAACGCATAAGTTGTGCGGTCGTTTCTACGAGCAGAATTGCCAAGTCAACGCAGTCTTGGAGTGGTAAAAATTGGTAAGGGATTGGTAAAGCGTGCTGCTCGGTTATTGCTTTGTTTAGTTCTTCCATCTGCTTGGCATCGAGGTTCAACTTGCTTCCAATAGTGTGCATAATCTCGGGTGCAATCGCGTTCAGAATGCGAGAGGTAATCTCCGTTTGCCCACCCCATCGGAGCCCATATATTCCGACGTTCGTCTCTACCGGGCTCGGAGAGGACGGAATCGCAAATTCATAGATCGTTCCGTAAGGCGCGCCTTGATCAATGCCGCCAATGAGGAAACGCATATCGTCGGTAACGGGCATTTTCGCTGCTTTAAACTGCGCGGCGAAAAAGTCGCTCAGCTTTTGAGCGAAATCCTTGACGGACAAGCGTCCATCGTTTGCAATCTCTGCTTCAAATTCTGGAATGAAGCTGTGCGCCGTCCGGGGGTTGTCGGTACCGATGGTGCCAAGCCCATAAGTGACTGCGGCCACATGCGTTTGACTATCGACTCGTAGCAACTTCGTCGCGTTGTCGAAGTACGCTGGCATTACGGAAGTCACGCCACCAACAACCAATTGCGTGTTAAGTGTTACCCGGCTGTCAGCAGCCAGGACAAGACCTTCCGGTCCCTTAAATACGATTGCCAGA encodes the following:
- a CDS encoding ABC transporter ATP-binding protein, translating into MANTTPLVDVRNLSVAFGDGADDVRVVKGVSFHIGKGEIAALVGESGSGKTVSAMSILQLLPTSASYPTGEILFEGKDILKATEAQLRGIRGKRISIIFQEPMTTLNPLHTIEVQVGEIIKLHQKLSDSDTRERVVELLTKVGIRDPEKRLSAYPHQLSGGQRQRVMIAIALANQPDLLIADEPTTALDVTIQAQILELLKALQKEMGMAMLLITHDLGIVRRMAERVYVMKSGEIVETGNTEAVFTSPKHPYTRHLIEAEPKGEPPAVDTSRPVVVETDNLKVWFPIKHGLLKRTVDYVKAVDGLSMKVRAGETLGVVGESGSGKTTLGLAILRLLSSEGPIAYVGKRIDSLNSKQMRPLRKEMQIVFQDPYGSLSPRLTIEQIIEEGLLIQNPELDEDGRSERVATALQEVGLDPATRDRYPHEFSGGQRQRIAIARAMVLQPKFVMLDEPTSALDMSVQAQIVDLLRDLQRKRDLAYLFISHDLKVVRALCNYVIVMKNGKVVEEGPAREIFDYPKDDYTKALLAAAFDIKVTHRAALAT
- a CDS encoding glutathione S-transferase family protein → MTEKTLTHYHAPNTRSLTIRWLFEELGAPHELKVLNLKKGEHKTPEYLTINPMGKVPTIVHGSTPVTEVGAIAIYLADLFPEAGLAPAIGDPERGTYLRWIIFNQSAVEPAICDFALKREPGQPSMMPYGTYDETMKAFAGALAKGPYILGDSFSAADVVVGSGVRWMLMFKLLPEQPEFTNYADRVTHRPAFVRAVTKDAELAKVLAT
- a CDS encoding OmpA family protein, whose translation is MISSRQAAVAAASLLSALILVPPATLADDKPPQGDAASEKDHNKKGAHGRDGGERQGPREEKHRGGPPPSENPQGRTFGQQPRPQRNQGFGNNPQPNKPAFAPGNNNNSGNKPAFTKQPPKTPLAQPPVINAAPKTPNAPPSTFSKERTQDQFKAGDHGKRDQKHFGDQGPRPGPANGPGSAPVNGPGSGPASKPTFAKPTNVPPPSFGAASPNRATNLPRPPSAADARKRFDNLRKARTEKVEAGGNVVIKEPGNRTIIKQNNRFVIQHDETERLRRVAPNARFEKGKSGTNIAVVDRPGNVKIYSETDASGNLIRRYRRGPDGRDVIIIDNRRRRHGGGGVGRDIAAGVGIGIGVVAGAALLNSVLDVPPPRVRIPRDQYIVEYEGASDEDVYDALSAPPVDDFSDRYTLDEIRATAALRDRMRRIDLDDINFEFGSWEVDPSEYGKLERVARAMKRVISRNPDEVFMIEGYTDAVGSPEDNLSLSDRRAESVAEVLTEEFQVPFENLVTQGYGEDYLKVPTQQAERLNRRVAVRRITPLLARGDQPPGQPVPPPGNRGDRYDSGPGPDDGGPGPGGPDAD
- a CDS encoding thermonuclease family protein, yielding MTHDSLSLVVMSFVASVLSAKLSRTGREAGAFFVSSAALLLVPAIAVAVTGPGANDPAIITGQGRVVDGDTLDVGPTRVRLEGIDAPELAQTCRTATGERWGCGKASAAFLRALVQQKGLACDRTGSDLYHRALATCFEDGADINEAMVRAGMAWAFVRYSKVYVAVEADARGRKVGVWQGPAEAPWDFRHAEWQVAETAAPSGCAIKGNISSHGRIYHMPWSPWYGRVKIDESCGERWFCSEAEALAAGWRPAAAN
- a CDS encoding IS1595 family transposase, which gives rise to MAKQATYSFKAFQAEYPNDDACLFKLMEVQHGGTDIVCPECQKRSKFHLMSKRKAFACQHCGHHIHPCANTIFHKSSTKLTHWFFAMYLMTTTRHGVPAKEIQRQTGVTYKTAWRMCHQLRELMAEADDASPLAGHIEMDETVIGGRPRNRLPQGQNKKGHTGPNKTVLFGMVERGGRVRTRVVPNVQMGTLHPHIVENVAKGSKVSTDELKSYGFLPYAGYEHARVAHAKKEFARGDVHVNSIEGFWSRLKVSIKGTHVSVSRQHLWKYAAEFSYRYNMRKTPEQMFERLISSV